A DNA window from Luteolibacter luteus contains the following coding sequences:
- a CDS encoding serine/threonine protein kinase, with translation MGTESSQTGSAMESSDMEDAIFDTALHIEDPAERRLYLERSFRDDSEGLTRMTELLELAGESAAFFIETRKHRDLLAEDTLMAMSEEDHRNAAAPHEDEPDSIIGRYRLIGRIGSGGGGIVYEAEQQEPVKRRVALKVIRLGMDTETVISRFEVERQALALMDHPNIARVLDAGATSGGRPYFVMELVRGDRITTYCDKEKLGLTERLGLFIQVCHAIQHAHQKGIIHRDIKPSNILVATHDGLAQPKVIDFGIAKATENRLSSAAMSTLLDQPMGTPAYMSPEQVDMGGIDIDTRSDVYGLGALLYELLAGRPPFDGDALLKSGMSEMRRTILEKDPLLPSASLGAAGPEAAEIAVQRCSERNRLISLLTGDLDWIVMKALEKDRNRRYQTANSLAMDVQRFLSDEPVLARRPGSLYLIGKFFRRNRVACISGGAVAISLIGGMGAATVLYLRERQALVEQERLRQEAESARAEESRLRGQAQARANISRVAVLLSEGKIEDADALLQKESLAFIDPSREAAGVFRSLGNWYAVYGRWEQALQCFTLLHQANRLDSRRNIVEGLDLIYTAPAYLEHGDLKSYDAFRNEVVNLYLPARNTIEAEHLLKVCLLAPAPPEVLAELKQVADMCSRSIPVFPDATGAPSYPEWEAFSLALYHYRLGEFEKMREWSRISRITPDKVGSRIASLLCLEAMAKQAEGHMQEAGADLRKARELIPSPPDPADETSRPLPGNWFSWSVARILHREAERKRSR, from the coding sequence ATGGGAACCGAGTCCAGCCAAACGGGATCTGCCATGGAGTCCAGCGATATGGAGGATGCGATCTTTGACACCGCGCTCCACATCGAGGACCCCGCAGAGCGGCGTCTCTATTTGGAGAGATCCTTCCGAGACGACTCGGAAGGTCTGACCCGAATGACCGAACTGCTGGAATTGGCCGGGGAATCCGCCGCCTTTTTCATTGAGACCCGCAAACATCGCGACCTTCTCGCAGAGGACACGCTGATGGCGATGTCGGAGGAAGATCACAGGAACGCTGCCGCTCCCCATGAAGACGAGCCCGACAGTATAATCGGACGCTATCGGCTCATTGGACGCATCGGGTCAGGGGGCGGCGGCATCGTTTACGAGGCAGAGCAACAGGAACCCGTAAAGCGACGGGTGGCGCTGAAAGTCATCCGGCTCGGCATGGATACCGAGACGGTAATCTCCCGCTTCGAGGTGGAACGTCAGGCCCTCGCGCTGATGGACCACCCGAACATCGCACGGGTGCTCGATGCCGGCGCTACCTCCGGAGGGCGGCCTTACTTCGTGATGGAGCTTGTAAGGGGTGATCGCATTACCACCTACTGCGACAAGGAGAAGCTCGGCCTTACCGAGCGGCTGGGCCTCTTTATCCAAGTCTGCCACGCAATCCAGCACGCCCACCAAAAAGGGATCATCCATCGTGATATCAAGCCTTCCAATATCCTCGTGGCCACCCACGATGGTCTCGCTCAGCCAAAGGTAATCGACTTCGGTATCGCGAAGGCTACGGAGAACCGCCTATCCTCGGCGGCAATGTCCACCCTTCTGGACCAGCCCATGGGCACGCCTGCCTACATGAGCCCGGAGCAGGTGGACATGGGCGGCATCGACATCGATACCCGCAGTGATGTCTACGGTCTCGGGGCGCTTCTCTACGAGTTGCTGGCAGGCCGCCCTCCCTTCGATGGAGACGCCTTGTTGAAATCCGGCATGTCGGAAATGCGCCGGACGATCCTCGAAAAGGATCCTCTATTGCCTTCCGCGTCACTCGGCGCCGCTGGCCCTGAGGCCGCGGAAATCGCGGTGCAGCGGTGCAGCGAAAGGAATCGCCTCATCTCCTTGCTCACCGGTGATCTCGACTGGATCGTGATGAAGGCACTGGAGAAAGACCGCAACCGCCGCTACCAGACCGCCAATAGTTTGGCGATGGACGTGCAACGCTTCCTTTCGGACGAACCTGTTCTCGCCCGCCGTCCGGGCAGCCTTTATCTGATCGGGAAGTTCTTCCGCCGCAATCGTGTCGCCTGCATCTCAGGAGGCGCCGTCGCCATTTCCTTGATAGGCGGCATGGGTGCCGCCACCGTGCTTTACCTCCGCGAGCGACAGGCTCTGGTGGAACAGGAGCGGCTGCGTCAGGAAGCGGAGTCCGCCCGGGCAGAGGAGTCACGCCTGCGCGGCCAAGCCCAGGCACGCGCAAATATCTCCCGCGTCGCCGTGCTGCTGAGCGAAGGAAAGATCGAGGATGCCGATGCGCTTCTCCAAAAGGAGTCGCTTGCCTTTATCGACCCATCCCGTGAAGCAGCCGGAGTATTCCGGTCCTTAGGGAATTGGTATGCCGTCTATGGACGCTGGGAGCAGGCTCTGCAGTGCTTCACACTTCTCCATCAGGCGAATCGCTTAGATAGCCGGCGGAACATCGTCGAAGGACTGGATCTCATCTACACCGCTCCGGCCTATCTGGAGCACGGCGATTTGAAGAGCTACGATGCCTTCCGCAATGAAGTGGTGAACCTCTACCTTCCCGCGCGGAACACCATCGAAGCAGAACATCTGCTCAAGGTTTGCCTGCTCGCCCCGGCGCCCCCGGAGGTTCTGGCGGAACTCAAACAGGTGGCAGACATGTGTTCACGTAGCATTCCCGTCTTCCCCGATGCCACCGGAGCTCCGAGTTACCCGGAATGGGAGGCATTCTCGCTGGCCCTCTACCACTATCGCTTGGGCGAATTTGAAAAGATGCGCGAATGGAGCCGGATCTCCCGGATCACCCCGGACAAGGTGGGTTCCCGCATTGCTTCCCTTCTTTGTCTGGAAGCAATGGCCAAGCAGGCAGAAGGTCACATGCAAGAAGCGGGAGCCGATCTTCGAAAAGCTCGCGAATTGATCCCATCTCCCCCAGACCCTGCGGACGAAACCTCCCGTCCCCTTCCCGGCAACTGGTTCTCCTGGTCGGTGGCACGCATTCTCCATCGCGAAGCCGAAAGAAAGCGGAGCCGCTAG
- a CDS encoding SDR family NAD(P)-dependent oxidoreductase, translating to MKDSTLITGCTSGIGLHLAREFAKHGHSLVLVAPDVGELRGLAAQLETDFNVSCYVLPKDLEQAEAAEDIFYRMEREGIEIDILVNNAGHGFRGRSWEIALEQDLSMIRLNIEAVLRLTKFFLPPMLAKGRGRILNTASVAGFEPGPMLNVYHATKAFVLSFSEALAVELEGTEVSVTALCPGPTDTDFFTKADMTGVVGFQKGNLMAPQEVAAAGYQGVMDRELLVIPGVANKALVGARRVLSEHAQAKLNEKMYEEVPPEKRTRQRGDKEQQAKS from the coding sequence ATGAAAGACTCCACATTGATTACGGGCTGCACCAGCGGGATCGGCCTCCATCTCGCCCGCGAGTTTGCGAAGCACGGGCACTCCTTGGTACTTGTCGCGCCGGACGTCGGGGAATTGCGGGGCTTGGCCGCGCAGCTCGAAACCGACTTCAACGTTTCCTGCTATGTCCTGCCGAAGGACCTGGAGCAGGCGGAGGCGGCGGAGGACATATTCTACCGCATGGAGCGCGAAGGGATCGAGATCGACATACTGGTTAATAATGCCGGCCACGGGTTCCGCGGGAGAAGTTGGGAAATTGCGCTTGAGCAGGACCTCTCGATGATCCGCTTGAATATCGAAGCCGTGCTGCGCCTGACCAAGTTTTTCCTGCCGCCGATGCTCGCGAAGGGAAGAGGACGGATTTTGAATACGGCCTCGGTGGCGGGCTTCGAGCCGGGGCCGATGCTGAATGTGTATCATGCGACCAAGGCCTTTGTGCTCTCGTTCAGCGAAGCGCTGGCGGTTGAATTGGAAGGTACGGAGGTCAGTGTGACGGCGCTGTGTCCCGGACCGACCGATACGGACTTTTTCACGAAGGCGGACATGACCGGTGTGGTCGGCTTTCAGAAGGGAAATCTCATGGCCCCCCAAGAGGTCGCTGCTGCGGGCTACCAAGGCGTGATGGACCGCGAGTTACTGGTGATCCCGGGAGTTGCGAACAAGGCGCTGGTGGGGGCGCGGCGCGTGCTAAGTGAACACGCTCAGGCGAAGCTCAATGAGAAGATGTACGAGGAAGTGCCGCCCGAGAAGCGGACGCGGCAGCGTGGCGACAAAGAACAGCAAGCCAAAAGCTAG
- a CDS encoding DUF2383 domain-containing protein, translated as MNATSECIEVCNSLLRGEISAVETYDQAIEKFREEPERSALEGIRSDHQRSVGRLRQHLIDMGAEPATDSGAWGSFAQAVEGTAKALGQSPALAALEQGENHGIDEYEEALRNSNVMEEIKIVIRQDLLPALSSHVATLDRLRAR; from the coding sequence ATGAATGCGACCTCTGAATGTATCGAAGTCTGTAACAGCCTCTTGCGGGGCGAGATTTCTGCTGTTGAGACCTACGATCAAGCGATTGAGAAATTTCGTGAAGAACCCGAGCGGTCTGCGTTGGAAGGTATTCGCTCCGATCACCAGAGAAGTGTCGGAAGACTGCGCCAGCATCTGATCGACATGGGTGCGGAACCCGCCACCGACTCGGGGGCGTGGGGAAGTTTCGCCCAAGCCGTGGAGGGAACCGCGAAGGCGCTCGGCCAGTCACCGGCCCTTGCTGCTCTGGAACAAGGCGAGAACCACGGGATCGACGAATACGAGGAAGCGTTGCGGAATTCGAATGTGATGGAGGAGATTAAGATCGTGATCCGCCAGGATCTCCTGCCAGCCCTATCAAGTCATGTGGCTACTCTCGACAGGCTTCGCGCCCGCTGA
- a CDS encoding superoxide dismutase family protein, with amino-acid sequence MKCRHLLLAAFLPMAANLLHAQSVEPSKLVAIVRPVGDSKVMGSVTFEKTDEGVKVTASIGGLTPNAHHGFHIHQFGDLGSGDATSAGDHFNPGKHPHAMPDKEERHAGDLGNLVADGKGAATLTLTVDNITLDAGPNGILGRAVIVHAKADDGGQPTGNAGDRIGAGVIGLSKDSGKEPAASDSAPAKGSSGPEGAKEEEG; translated from the coding sequence ATGAAATGCCGACATCTCCTGCTCGCTGCCTTCCTGCCGATGGCGGCCAATTTGCTCCATGCCCAATCTGTCGAACCTTCCAAGCTCGTCGCCATTGTAAGACCGGTGGGCGACAGCAAGGTGATGGGTTCCGTGACCTTTGAGAAGACAGATGAGGGGGTGAAAGTGACCGCGAGCATTGGTGGTCTCACTCCCAACGCCCATCATGGCTTTCACATCCATCAATTCGGCGATCTCGGAAGCGGGGATGCTACCAGCGCCGGAGATCACTTTAATCCGGGCAAGCATCCGCACGCCATGCCCGACAAGGAGGAACGTCATGCCGGTGATCTCGGGAATCTGGTAGCCGACGGGAAAGGCGCCGCGACACTGACCCTGACGGTAGACAACATCACATTGGATGCCGGTCCAAACGGAATTCTGGGCCGGGCGGTGATTGTTCATGCGAAGGCCGATGACGGCGGTCAGCCTACAGGCAACGCGGGAGACCGTATCGGTGCCGGCGTTATCGGTTTGTCCAAGGACTCGGGCAAGGAGCCCGCCGCTTCCGACTCCGCGCCTGCAAAGGGATCCTCCGGTCCAGAAGGGGCGAAGGAGGAGGAAGGATGA
- a CDS encoding 4-alpha-glucanotransferase, producing the protein MNASILDRRRAGMLVPVYALRSDRDLGIGDTAAVRDAVDFVAGLGMSVLQLLPIHETFGDHSPYNPISSRALSPAYVSLTPQEVPGLTHALLEQAAPESWLSQLRSGNVRHDAVYPLKTQILLTTAYHFLGLHASSMHEEFARFQDEQASWLRPYTLFRALVREYEGNTVWDDWRPEHRTHELAEAWLQRHSTREGLELLRTGFAFIQWVAWRQWKEVRAHAEERGVRLMGEMSFGVGLNSVDVWANPSLFDTEWSLGTRPLAHFDTSKDAERWGQNWGLPPYRWENHRSTGFQWLRERIGWESEFFHGCRLDHLRGYFRAYMFPWAGGARHVEFSSLSEEEAAQQTGGLLPRFIPGPDDDPTSAAMNELQGREIIGHLIEAAGSMDLVAEIMGEMPDYMTRALHELGLANLSFPQLERTEEGAVRAPGLFRELSLVAYANHDNAPLAQLLLHLQQASSEDPEGKSARDLKALLDFAGGSSTGFEGLDDELLGKFQGALFQTKGRLAVLMCSDLLGIPLRFNLPGSYGRGTWGDRLECPLGDLLRHPVYGPRISLVRDLIKSSGRSVVEGDDMPPTPPEVWVGTTGAKSAT; encoded by the coding sequence ATGAATGCCTCGATACTCGACCGGCGGCGGGCAGGAATGCTCGTTCCCGTTTACGCCCTGAGAAGCGATCGTGACCTGGGGATTGGCGATACAGCTGCAGTAAGAGATGCTGTCGATTTTGTCGCGGGGTTGGGAATGAGTGTGCTCCAGCTGTTGCCGATTCATGAGACCTTCGGTGATCACAGTCCCTACAATCCGATCAGCTCCCGCGCTCTTTCCCCGGCTTATGTGAGCCTGACGCCGCAGGAGGTCCCCGGCCTGACGCATGCCTTGTTAGAACAAGCGGCACCGGAATCATGGTTAAGCCAATTGCGTTCGGGCAATGTCAGGCACGATGCGGTCTATCCCTTGAAGACGCAGATATTGCTGACCACCGCGTATCATTTTTTGGGGCTTCATGCCTCTAGCATGCACGAGGAGTTTGCCCGGTTTCAAGACGAGCAGGCGTCGTGGTTGCGGCCCTATACCTTGTTTCGTGCCCTGGTCCGGGAATATGAGGGGAATACCGTATGGGATGACTGGCGGCCGGAGCACCGCACCCATGAGCTGGCTGAAGCATGGCTACAACGGCATTCGACGCGCGAGGGCCTCGAGCTGCTGAGGACAGGATTTGCCTTTATCCAGTGGGTGGCGTGGCGGCAGTGGAAGGAGGTCCGGGCACATGCCGAGGAGCGTGGCGTAAGGCTGATGGGGGAGATGTCTTTCGGGGTTGGCTTGAATAGTGTGGATGTGTGGGCGAATCCTTCCCTTTTCGATACAGAGTGGAGCCTTGGAACCCGGCCTCTCGCGCATTTCGATACGAGCAAGGACGCGGAACGCTGGGGCCAAAACTGGGGCCTGCCGCCCTATCGCTGGGAGAACCATCGCTCGACCGGGTTCCAGTGGTTGAGGGAGCGCATTGGGTGGGAGTCAGAGTTTTTCCACGGCTGTCGCCTCGATCATCTTCGCGGCTATTTCCGTGCCTACATGTTTCCTTGGGCTGGGGGAGCTCGTCACGTGGAGTTCTCCAGCTTAAGCGAGGAAGAGGCGGCTCAACAGACAGGAGGACTGTTACCCCGGTTCATCCCGGGACCGGATGACGATCCCACCAGTGCGGCGATGAATGAGCTACAGGGACGCGAGATCATCGGACACCTGATCGAGGCGGCGGGAAGCATGGATCTGGTCGCGGAGATCATGGGTGAGATGCCGGATTATATGACACGAGCCTTACACGAACTGGGACTTGCGAATCTCAGCTTCCCCCAACTGGAACGGACAGAGGAAGGTGCCGTGCGAGCACCCGGGCTGTTCCGTGAGCTCAGCCTTGTCGCCTATGCCAACCATGACAACGCCCCGCTGGCGCAATTGCTTCTGCATCTTCAGCAAGCCTCAAGCGAGGATCCGGAGGGCAAGTCGGCAAGAGATCTGAAGGCCCTGCTCGATTTTGCCGGCGGTTCTTCGACCGGGTTCGAAGGGCTGGACGACGAGCTCCTCGGCAAGTTCCAAGGCGCGCTTTTTCAAACCAAAGGCAGGTTGGCGGTATTGATGTGTAGCGATCTGCTTGGCATTCCGCTGCGCTTCAATTTGCCGGGCAGCTATGGCCGCGGGACTTGGGGAGATCGCCTCGAATGTCCGCTCGGCGACCTCTTGCGGCATCCGGTCTATGGGCCGCGGATCTCCCTTGTGCGGGATCTGATCAAGAGTTCGGGGAGGTCGGTTGTCGAAGGTGACGACATGCCGCCAACTCCGCCCGAGGTATGGGTCGGAACGACGGGCGCGAAGTCAGCTACCTAG
- a CDS encoding PAS domain-containing protein → MLRDPIEIQETACRLLGEYFGADRVGYAEVQEDGETVMITRSYTEGQPSLEGLYRLDDYGPDLLHAFREGRTVVRPDIANDRLLTDAEKRAHAILNLGATLNKPLLKHGELFGILFVHFFQAHEFTEEELILTEETAERTWAAAARARSEEALLLSEGRYRTLFESIDEGFCLIEVLFDEKDTPFDYRFLEANPAFERHTGLSNAVGRTVREMVPAHESHWFQIYGHIARTGIARRFEQTADALGRLYDVYAFRVGDPAAHQVAVLFNDVSTRKAAERKIQENEERLRTLFESMTEGFVIKEAVTDENGQITDFRFIECNPAFSRMTGLTDPAGCRVSELTPNAEPIWFESLTRVLASGDPVRFETRISRSECWWEVSVSRIGGPGSHRVAIVLMDVTARKSSEAALAKAREELEIRVAERTSDLQKAMTRLQSEAAERERLERDRHDLLRRQVRTQEEERKRISRELHDNLGQYLTAVMLRVQLLRKSFESGDSIDSITSTIEDLKTVVDSLMKASHRQAWELRPAELDHFGLEPALRAYVTDWSERTGIATTFDSSHWHEVRLHADCEIALYRVVQEALTNVARHAVAEEVTVTLKSNGDIEVQVKDDGKGFDPEIPTKRLGLLGMKERISLVEGCLTIDSAPGSGTVVSAKVSRPTCSSS, encoded by the coding sequence ATGTTGCGAGACCCAATCGAGATCCAGGAAACCGCATGCCGCCTTCTAGGGGAGTATTTCGGTGCCGATCGTGTTGGATACGCGGAGGTGCAAGAGGACGGCGAGACAGTGATGATTACCCGGAGCTACACGGAAGGCCAGCCGAGTCTTGAGGGACTCTACCGTCTCGACGATTACGGGCCCGATTTGCTACACGCTTTCAGGGAAGGCCGCACCGTAGTGCGTCCGGATATTGCTAATGACCGGCTACTTACAGACGCTGAGAAGCGGGCTCACGCCATTTTGAATCTGGGGGCCACGCTGAACAAGCCGCTGCTCAAGCACGGGGAACTCTTCGGCATTCTCTTCGTCCACTTCTTTCAGGCTCACGAATTCACCGAGGAGGAGCTCATTCTCACCGAGGAGACGGCCGAGCGAACCTGGGCAGCAGCGGCCAGGGCTCGCTCGGAGGAAGCATTGCTTCTCTCCGAAGGACGTTACCGGACTCTCTTTGAATCCATTGATGAAGGCTTCTGCCTCATCGAGGTTCTATTCGACGAGAAGGACACCCCATTTGACTACCGCTTTCTTGAGGCGAACCCGGCCTTCGAACGTCACACCGGACTTTCAAACGCGGTAGGTCGGACCGTCCGGGAAATGGTACCAGCTCACGAATCACACTGGTTTCAGATCTACGGCCACATCGCGCGGACCGGCATTGCCCGCCGATTCGAACAGACTGCGGACGCACTCGGTCGTCTCTACGACGTGTATGCCTTTCGCGTCGGCGATCCTGCGGCACATCAGGTCGCCGTGCTTTTCAATGACGTGAGCACCCGGAAAGCCGCGGAGCGAAAAATCCAGGAAAATGAGGAGCGGCTTCGAACCTTGTTCGAATCGATGACAGAAGGCTTCGTGATCAAGGAAGCGGTTACCGATGAGAACGGGCAGATCACGGACTTCCGCTTCATCGAGTGCAATCCTGCCTTCAGCCGCATGACCGGACTCACCGATCCGGCCGGCTGCAGGGTCAGCGAACTCACCCCAAATGCGGAACCGATCTGGTTTGAGAGCCTCACCCGGGTTCTCGCCAGCGGAGATCCGGTCCGCTTTGAAACCCGGATCTCTCGTAGCGAATGCTGGTGGGAAGTTTCCGTCAGCCGAATCGGCGGTCCCGGAAGCCATCGTGTCGCGATTGTGCTGATGGATGTCACCGCACGGAAATCGTCGGAAGCGGCACTGGCCAAAGCACGCGAGGAGCTGGAGATCCGCGTGGCCGAGCGGACCAGCGATCTGCAGAAAGCCATGACACGTCTGCAGTCCGAGGCTGCGGAACGGGAAAGGCTCGAACGGGACCGACACGACCTGCTCCGGCGGCAGGTGAGAACCCAAGAGGAAGAACGAAAGCGGATCTCCCGGGAACTACACGACAATCTTGGCCAGTATCTGACCGCTGTGATGCTGCGGGTCCAACTTTTGCGGAAGTCCTTCGAATCGGGAGACTCGATCGATAGCATCACCAGCACGATCGAGGACCTGAAGACCGTGGTGGATTCCCTCATGAAGGCCTCCCATCGCCAGGCATGGGAACTTCGGCCCGCGGAACTCGATCACTTTGGGCTGGAGCCCGCGCTGAGAGCCTACGTCACGGACTGGAGTGAGCGCACTGGTATCGCTACCACTTTCGATTCCTCGCATTGGCATGAAGTCCGCCTTCATGCTGATTGTGAAATCGCATTGTATCGGGTTGTTCAAGAAGCCCTGACCAATGTTGCGCGACATGCGGTGGCCGAGGAAGTCACGGTCACATTGAAGTCAAATGGAGATATTGAGGTCCAAGTGAAGGACGACGGAAAAGGTTTCGACCCCGAGATCCCAACCAAACGTTTGGGTCTGCTGGGCATGAAAGAGCGGATCTCCCTTGTGGAAGGCTGTCTCACCATCGATTCCGCACCAGGAAGCGGCACCGTGGTTTCCGCAAAGGTTTCGCGACCCACCTGTTCTTCCTCTTGA
- a CDS encoding response regulator gives MSSSRPLSINGTEQKIFLVDDHPMLRGGLRHLIHAETAYRVCGEASNASEAIELIPALRPNLVVMDITLPDRSGLELLKDLQAFCPEIPVLVYSMHDEMLYAERVLRAGGRGYLPKGTDSDQFLKAVEEVLTGSVYLSKRVSRHIVSRMAMGGRPTTSLGPAILTDRELEIFQLLGQGLNTTQIGEKLHISPRTVDAHRGNIRTKLSLPDAAAVIREAVLWVELGRGGLEAPELG, from the coding sequence GTGAGTTCATCCCGTCCACTATCCATAAACGGGACGGAGCAGAAGATCTTCCTGGTGGACGATCATCCGATGCTCCGGGGAGGGCTACGCCATCTCATCCACGCAGAGACCGCTTACAGGGTCTGCGGTGAAGCGTCGAATGCCAGTGAGGCAATTGAACTCATCCCGGCCCTGAGGCCGAATCTCGTGGTGATGGATATCACGCTGCCGGATCGCAGTGGGTTGGAGTTGCTGAAGGATCTACAGGCATTCTGTCCGGAGATCCCGGTGCTGGTCTACTCGATGCACGATGAAATGCTCTACGCGGAGCGTGTCCTCCGGGCTGGAGGGCGCGGCTACCTTCCCAAAGGAACCGACAGCGATCAATTCCTGAAGGCGGTGGAGGAGGTGCTGACGGGCTCGGTGTATCTGAGCAAAAGAGTCTCCCGACACATCGTGAGCCGCATGGCCATGGGCGGGCGACCGACCACCTCATTGGGTCCCGCCATTCTAACAGATCGGGAGCTGGAGATTTTCCAACTCCTGGGACAAGGCCTAAATACCACGCAGATTGGCGAGAAGCTTCACATCAGCCCGAGGACGGTGGATGCACACCGAGGGAATATCCGCACCAAGCTTTCCCTGCCGGATGCCGCTGCAGTGATCCGGGAGGCCGTACTTTGGGTAGAGCTAGGACGAGGCGGATTGGAAGCTCCCGAGCTTGGCTGA
- a CDS encoding glycosyltransferase family 4 protein gives MQAVSGAAPSAELQVVAMGSPDAYPPEVKLSLPEDDPARYRRAGEQLNRSGIDLLCVQHEFGIFGGPAGSYLIPMLRELKMPVVTTFHSLLRSPDVAQRKVMDELVKRSQRLVVMAEHGAEILREVYSADPKRIDVIPHGIPDFTFAETAPAKEELGFTGREVMLTFGLLGPGKGIEYAIRSLPEITARHPEILYVVLGATHPNLVAREGERYREGLLDLARELGVSDNLYFENRYVPMQDLKRYMAAADIYLTPYPNEAQITSGTLAQAFGAGKAVVSTPYWHAKELLGDGGGILVPSRNSAAIAVAVNALLDDPVQMNALRRRAFREGREMVWSKVGERYVKSFRDAAASAPVKTGSPWRARALPELKLDHIDRMTDGTGIFQHATFEVPNFHEGYCTDDNARAFLLAMQSGEATDSPQLWQMTSTYLAFLTAAFNESNGRFRNFMNHSRQWLEEAGSEDSHGRALWALGTGAALARRDGWRLLSAKLFSAALPAVESFTSPRAWAFTLLGLHEYLGICPGDQQAHRLRTELVDRLITGWDTYSSNDWPWFEGILSYDNARLPQALILSGSMLPESRALEIGLTSLDWLAGIQTAGFGHFRPIGNNGFYVQNGERSDFDQQPVEAQATVAACIAAWRVSREQHWLTEADRAFDWFLGRNDVGLALHDADTGGCCDGLQPDRVNANQGAESTLAFALSLAELREALASSAEFAKQIA, from the coding sequence TTGCAGGCCGTCTCGGGCGCAGCTCCTTCCGCGGAGCTGCAGGTGGTCGCCATGGGAAGCCCGGACGCCTATCCCCCCGAGGTGAAGCTGAGCCTGCCAGAGGATGACCCCGCACGATATCGGAGGGCAGGTGAGCAATTGAACCGCTCCGGGATCGACCTGCTTTGCGTGCAGCATGAATTCGGGATCTTCGGAGGACCGGCAGGGAGTTATCTTATTCCCATGCTCCGGGAGTTGAAGATGCCGGTGGTGACGACCTTTCATAGCCTCCTGCGTTCTCCTGATGTGGCCCAGCGCAAGGTGATGGATGAGCTGGTGAAGCGAAGCCAGCGCCTGGTGGTAATGGCGGAGCATGGTGCGGAAATCCTGAGGGAAGTTTACAGCGCTGATCCGAAGCGGATCGATGTCATTCCTCATGGAATCCCCGACTTTACCTTTGCGGAGACCGCACCGGCCAAGGAGGAACTCGGATTCACCGGACGAGAGGTGATGCTCACCTTCGGCCTCCTCGGACCAGGAAAGGGCATCGAGTATGCGATCCGGTCTCTACCTGAGATCACTGCGCGGCATCCGGAGATACTCTACGTGGTGCTCGGTGCCACCCATCCGAATCTCGTTGCCCGTGAGGGAGAGCGATATCGCGAAGGCCTGTTGGACCTGGCTCGGGAACTCGGGGTCAGCGACAATCTCTACTTCGAGAATCGCTACGTCCCGATGCAGGACCTCAAGCGCTACATGGCAGCCGCCGACATTTACCTTACCCCCTATCCCAATGAGGCCCAGATTACCTCTGGAACGCTTGCCCAAGCTTTCGGAGCCGGTAAGGCAGTGGTCTCTACACCTTATTGGCATGCGAAGGAGTTGCTCGGTGACGGCGGCGGTATCTTGGTGCCGTCGAGGAACTCCGCTGCAATCGCTGTCGCCGTCAATGCGCTGCTCGACGATCCGGTGCAGATGAACGCCCTGCGTCGCCGGGCTTTTCGTGAAGGGCGCGAGATGGTGTGGTCCAAAGTGGGCGAACGCTACGTGAAGAGCTTCCGGGACGCGGCAGCATCGGCACCAGTCAAAACCGGCTCTCCTTGGCGTGCCAGGGCGTTGCCAGAGTTGAAGCTCGATCACATCGACCGGATGACCGATGGCACCGGCATCTTCCAGCACGCCACCTTCGAAGTGCCGAACTTTCACGAAGGTTACTGCACCGACGATAACGCGCGTGCCTTCCTCCTGGCCATGCAGAGCGGCGAGGCCACCGACTCGCCCCAACTATGGCAGATGACCTCCACGTACCTGGCTTTCCTCACGGCAGCATTCAACGAGAGCAATGGCCGCTTCCGCAATTTCATGAATCATTCCCGCCAATGGCTGGAGGAGGCAGGCAGTGAGGATAGCCATGGCCGCGCCCTGTGGGCGCTGGGAACCGGAGCAGCCCTCGCCCGTCGGGATGGATGGCGCTTGCTAAGCGCCAAGCTTTTCAGCGCCGCTCTACCCGCGGTTGAATCCTTCACCTCGCCCCGGGCATGGGCCTTCACGCTGCTCGGACTGCACGAGTATCTGGGCATCTGTCCCGGTGACCAGCAAGCACACCGCCTGCGCACCGAATTGGTGGATCGCTTGATCACCGGCTGGGACACCTATTCCTCGAACGACTGGCCTTGGTTCGAAGGCATCCTCAGCTACGACAATGCCCGCCTTCCCCAAGCACTGATCCTGAGCGGCAGCATGCTGCCGGAATCCCGCGCGCTTGAGATCGGCCTTACTTCTCTCGATTGGCTTGCCGGTATCCAGACGGCAGGCTTCGGCCACTTCCGCCCGATCGGGAACAATGGCTTCTACGTGCAGAACGGGGAGCGCAGCGATTTCGATCAACAACCTGTAGAGGCCCAAGCGACGGTCGCGGCCTGCATTGCGGCGTGGCGCGTCAGCCGTGAACAGCACTGGCTCACCGAGGCCGATCGCGCCTTCGATTGGTTCCTTGGACGGAACGATGTCGGCTTGGCCCTTCACGATGCCGACACGGGCGGCTGCTGCGACGGACTGCAACCCGACCGCGTGAATGCAAATCAAGGGGCCGAATCAACACTTGCATTCGCCCTGTCCCTCGCCGAGCTACGAGAGGCGCTGGCTTCCAGCGCGGAATTTGCCAAACAGATCGCATGA